One Megachile rotundata isolate GNS110a chromosome 5, iyMegRotu1, whole genome shotgun sequence genomic region harbors:
- the LOC100875572 gene encoding uncharacterized protein LOC100875572 codes for MWRGLIVVFCIVYGTVGAPSLQDGDIASVASLRRDVHEPLPFATEVEDLLGQGNSPANDQASKKHMKNASGKSDEGGYYKTYGSDAEGEKGYLTATYSKGNHGYKNLDTFHKQDGDKYAFEKHIAYGTARDGKKSGHNEDSASGSNKGGDHEGAGTIVDSHYTADEGDHEGHSSEHDDGDQSSYSEGAHYTDHGPESSSYSHSEGYATRDGDHGSYESHSSYSKDYGDEDGNQGGHYY; via the exons ATGTGGCGTGGACTGATAGTGGTCTTTTGCATTGTCTACGGTACGGTCGGAGCACCGAGCCTGCAAGATGGCGATATAGCGAGCGTCGCGTCGCTTCGTCGGGACGTCCATGAACCATTGCCGTTCGCCACCGAAGTCGAGGACCTGCTGGGCCAAGGAAATTCACCGGCGAACGATCAAGCCTCTAAAAAGCATATGAAAAATGCATCTG GGAAATCGGACGAGGGTGGGTACTACAAAACGTACGGCAGCGACGCCGAGGGTGAAAAGGGTTACTTGACGGCAACCTACAGCAAGGGCAATCACGGATACAAGAACCTCGACACCTTCCACAAGCAAGATGGCGACAAATACGCATTCGAGAAGCACATCGCCTACGGCACGGCGCGGGATGGCAAGAAAAGTGGCCACAACGAGGATTCAGCTTCTGGTTCTAACAAGGGTGGCGACCACGAGGGTGCAG GAACAATCGTGGATTCTCATTACACAGCCGACGAAGGGGATCACGAAGGACACAGTAGCGAACACGATGATGGTGATCAGAGTAGCTATAGCGAAGGTGCTCACTACACGGATCATGGACCTGAATCGTCGAGTTACTCACATAGCGAAGGCTATGCAACCAGAGATGGTGACCATGGTTCTTACGAAAGCCACAGCTCGTACTCCAAAGACTATGGCGACGAGGACGGAAACCAAGGTGGCCATTACTATTAA
- the LOC100875459 gene encoding uncharacterized protein LOC100875459, which yields MLRVVFSAIVVALLLQTCCTRELHGPRARRDAREDNDGSQTVLSVTFPSTSEDDKGDLVSAATGHQGHRHESAGGQSHHSDHHEEHGEEGEKGYKSHHHHDKHDKGEHDKQHKAGHHEEHGGHKKKHHDEHEKYGEHHEGEKGHKGGKFGEKKGHKKGHKTKGYHNKFHKDEYHKEHKFYDDYHKGGHHKKHGDFHGHHEKKEGEHKKGGHHHSGYHEDHHGKKGHHDKGHVDEEHKGHHGKHGHDEHYSHHDAHGKKGDQHAGKKYGYSKGHKG from the coding sequence ATGCTGCGCGTCGTTTTTTCTGCCATCGTCGTCGCACTGCTGCTTCAGACATGTTGTACCCGAGAATTGCACGGTCCTCGTGCCCGTCGGGACGCTCGAGAAGATAACGACGGCTCCCAGACGGTGCTGTCGGTGACGTTTCCCAGCACGAGCGAGGACGACAAGGGCGACCTTGTGAGCGCTGCTACTGGACACCAAGGTCACCGTCACGAGTCTGCTGGAGGTCAATCTCACCACTCGGATCATCACGAGGAACACGGCGAAGAGGGTGAGAAGGGCTACAAGAGCCATCATCATCACGATAAGCACGACAAGGGCGAGCACGATAAGCAACATAAGGCCGGCCACCACGAGGAACACGGTGGCCATAAAAAGAAACACCACGACGAGCACGAGAAATACGGCGAACACCACGAGGGCGAGAAAGGTCACAAGGGTGGCAAGTTCGGCGAGAAGAAGGGTCACAAGAAAGGTCACAAGACCAAAGGCTACCACAACAAATTCCACAAGGACGAGTACCACAAGGAGCACAAGTTCTACGACGATTACCATAAAGGAGGACATCACAAGAAGCATGGAGATTTCCATGGACATCATGAGAAGAAGGAAGGAGAGCACAAGAAGGGAGGTCATCACCACTCCGGTTATCACGAGGATCACCATGGCAAGAAAGGACATCATGATAAGGGTCACGTGGACGAGGAGCACAAGGGTCATCATGGGAAACACGGACACGATGAACATTATAGTCATCACGACGCTCATGGGAAAAAGGGTGATCAACATGCTGGAAAGAAATATGGATACAGTAAAGGTCACAAGGGTTAG